ACGCGGATTTCCTGATTCATGCATTGCTCCAACAAACAAAGTACCAAGCGGCGAAATTATAGGCCCGTTTTTTAAAAGCGTCAAGCTGTATTTCCCCGGGGAAAACTCATGATTTAAGCAGCCCAACCCGATACTATCTATGCTATATTTAATATGTAAGGAAACTTGATTGATCCGGCGGGTTCAATCGGTTTTACCCTTTTCCCGGAGGACTTACCATGCCGAATACACATAACTACCGTGTCTTTATTCCCCTGATGATTAGCCTGCTCCTTGCCGGCCTGACCGCTGTTGAAGCGGCCGGTACCGGCGTCGGCACAACCAATACCCAAGATGCCTTTAGTTCAGCCTCACGGCGCTATGTCCATATCGCTGCCAATCAATACTGGATCACATTTCATAACGGTGTTTCACCGGTGCTGGCCGTAAGCAGCGACGGTTCCTCCTGGACGGAAGTAAACACAGGCAATAGTGACAACCACCTCTTCACCACGCCCGACCCGGTACCGAGTGATTGGGGTGCGCTTTTTTCCGGGCGGACACTCTACTTGGCCGGTGCAACCTCCTCGATGGCCTATTTTGAAAAATATCAGATCAACGCTGCCGGCGTTGTTGCCAAGGATGAAACCCGCACCGAATCGGTCGGCACCCATGGAAGCAATAACGAGACCAACCTCTCCCTGACTGCCGGCGGCTTGGTACGGGTCTTTTGGCGTTACGATCCGCGGATTTACCTCTTTGCAGGCAATGCCGGCGAGACGATCTGGTCTGATCAATACAAATCAGGCTATATCACACAGGTTAACTCTTTTTTTCCCTTTGCGCTGCCCCTGGGAACAGCTGATGACCCCAATGAAAATTTAGTGATGATCGCTTTGGATGATGTCAGCGAACACCAAATCCGCAGCATGCCCTATACTGACGCAACCAATACCTGGGGCAGCGCTGAACTGGTTGCCGATGATCTAAACCTGGTTGGAAGCCAACCGTATTGCCGGCAAGTTTCAGCAGTCAAAACCGACGATGGCCGGAGTCACTTGGTCTACATTACAAATAACGGATTAATTGTACATAAAATCCGCAGCAGCAGTGTCGGGGGAACATGGACCACCCCATCTTCAAACATCACGGGAATCGACACCCATACCCGCCTCTCGCTCTCCACCGACGGCCTTGCTTTATGGCTTTTCTATGATAAAAATATGCAGCAGCTTTTTATGCGGCACTGGATCGCAAATA
The bacterium DNA segment above includes these coding regions:
- a CDS encoding T9SS type A sorting domain-containing protein is translated as MPNTHNYRVFIPLMISLLLAGLTAVEAAGTGVGTTNTQDAFSSASRRYVHIAANQYWITFHNGVSPVLAVSSDGSSWTEVNTGNSDNHLFTTPDPVPSDWGALFSGRTLYLAGATSSMAYFEKYQINAAGVVAKDETRTESVGTHGSNNETNLSLTAGGLVRVFWRYDPRIYLFAGNAGETIWSDQYKSGYITQVNSFFPFALPLGTADDPNENLVMIALDDVSEHQIRSMPYTDATNTWGSAELVADDLNLVGSQPYCRQVSAVKTDDGRSHLVYITNNGLIVHKIRSSSVGGTWTTPSSNITGIDTHTRLSLSTDGLALWLFYDKNMQQLFMRHWIANTWGDETVVKSSTTSLQGAITSSEHVVNDQIGLAWTEGLAVPYVVEFAKVNIGTATPTPTPAATLTPLPTETTLPASGLSITNKIVRASRGEMPEFTVHLEKAGHVRIRIYNLNGKQLAALANRDYPAGTHRLTWNITGVGSGTYWILFETPATKTKEKIVITR